From Spirosoma agri, one genomic window encodes:
- a CDS encoding malate:quinone oxidoreductase: MANRNKSVQKGPDVILIGAGIMSATLGVLLKELQPDLTIEIYERLDSAAAESSDAWNNAGTGHSAFCELNYTPEKEDGTIDPAKAVKIAESFEQSKQFWSYLVEEGFLSDAPNFIRSIPHMSFVWGAENVNYLRKRFEALQQNYLFHGMQYSENKEQLTEWMPIVMEDRNPDQPVAATRMEIGTDVNFGALTRAMFRRLTDMPGVRLYFAHEVRDLWRSKSLGGWKLRVENVTTNQVRDVQTQFIFIGAGGGSLRLLEKSDIPESRGFGGFPVSGQWLKCVNPEVIERHQAKVYGKASVGAPPMSVPHLDTRMIEGKRELLFGPYAGFSTKFLKSGSYMDLPKSIQLSNMAPMLMAGMHNIPLTKYLIQQVLQSPEDRLAALREYYPDAKMEDWELEVAGQRVQVIKKDEHEGGVLEFGTEVVSAADGSIAALLGASPGASTAVSIMLDLLKRCFPDQLATEAWQQKLKAMIPSYGQVLANNPELGIELRKQTSEVLGLGVYEYTPDEKH, from the coding sequence ATGGCGAATCGAAATAAATCTGTACAAAAAGGCCCCGATGTCATTCTAATCGGTGCCGGTATCATGAGTGCAACACTAGGCGTGCTGCTGAAAGAGTTGCAACCCGACCTGACCATCGAAATCTACGAGCGGCTCGACAGCGCAGCCGCCGAAAGCTCCGATGCCTGGAACAACGCGGGTACGGGTCACTCGGCTTTCTGCGAACTGAACTACACGCCCGAAAAGGAAGACGGTACCATCGATCCGGCTAAAGCGGTCAAAATTGCCGAGTCGTTCGAACAATCGAAACAGTTCTGGTCCTACCTCGTTGAGGAAGGTTTTCTCAGCGATGCGCCTAACTTTATCCGGTCCATTCCACACATGAGCTTTGTGTGGGGCGCGGAGAACGTAAACTATTTGCGGAAACGCTTCGAGGCACTTCAGCAGAACTACCTCTTTCATGGCATGCAGTATTCCGAAAACAAGGAACAACTGACCGAATGGATGCCGATCGTAATGGAGGACCGCAATCCGGATCAGCCGGTAGCCGCAACGCGCATGGAAATCGGTACGGATGTAAATTTTGGTGCGCTCACACGGGCCATGTTTCGTCGGCTGACCGATATGCCGGGCGTTCGTTTATATTTTGCCCATGAAGTGCGTGACCTGTGGCGTTCCAAATCGCTCGGCGGCTGGAAACTACGGGTAGAGAACGTCACCACGAATCAGGTACGTGACGTACAGACCCAGTTTATTTTTATCGGTGCGGGTGGTGGTTCACTTCGTCTGCTCGAAAAATCGGACATTCCCGAAAGTCGCGGATTTGGCGGTTTCCCCGTTAGTGGGCAGTGGCTCAAATGCGTGAACCCCGAAGTCATCGAACGGCATCAGGCAAAGGTTTACGGAAAAGCGTCGGTGGGTGCTCCGCCGATGTCGGTGCCTCACTTGGACACGCGCATGATCGAAGGGAAACGCGAACTGCTGTTTGGCCCATACGCCGGCTTCTCGACGAAATTCCTGAAAAGTGGTTCGTATATGGATCTGCCCAAGTCCATTCAGCTGAGCAATATGGCCCCGATGCTGATGGCGGGCATGCACAATATTCCGCTGACGAAGTACCTGATTCAGCAGGTCTTGCAGTCACCGGAGGATCGGCTGGCAGCGCTGCGCGAGTATTACCCGGATGCCAAAATGGAAGACTGGGAGCTGGAAGTTGCCGGTCAGCGGGTGCAGGTGATCAAGAAAGATGAACACGAAGGTGGCGTACTCGAATTTGGCACAGAGGTAGTCAGTGCCGCCGACGGTAGCATTGCCGCGTTGCTGGGCGCATCGCCGGGGGCATCAACAGCGGTATCGATCATGCTCGACCTGCTAAAACGTTGCTTCCCCGACCAACTAGCGACCGAAGCGTGGCAGCAGAAGTTGAAAGCCATGATTCCGAGTTACGGTCAGGTACTGGCCAACAATCCGGAACTCGGTATCGAACTTCGGAAACAGACCAGCGAAGTGCTTGGCCTGGGCGTGTACGAGTATACCCCTGACGAGAAACACTAG
- a CDS encoding LytR/AlgR family response regulator transcription factor: protein MKRNPLLNHFVVRNWLGLLALLAVHFLADMYAMDQRVGFSKLSPYMYLWMLYGWLVFHNRVLFERLFLQGKKVIYFGCLLLLMALGSFNMNFILKTQFATTHSLPHLVNFWVYTVTGLGVYVTYRYIGMQGQNERQPVEETKTTPDVTDTFSCMVDGVRQVITYPDIRYIESLENYVKVFTKSKTYITRMTLKEAEERLPKRLFVRISRSSIVNTAHVDTIESDTVRIGTKELRIGKVYKRYVAGQLAGE from the coding sequence ATGAAACGCAACCCGCTTCTGAATCATTTCGTCGTACGTAATTGGCTGGGGCTGCTCGCTTTGCTGGCTGTTCACTTCCTGGCCGACATGTACGCTATGGATCAGCGGGTAGGCTTTTCGAAGCTGTCGCCTTACATGTATCTGTGGATGCTGTACGGTTGGCTGGTTTTTCACAACCGTGTTCTGTTTGAACGGCTGTTTCTACAAGGCAAGAAAGTAATCTACTTTGGCTGTCTGCTGCTGCTCATGGCGTTGGGGTCGTTCAATATGAACTTCATTCTGAAAACGCAATTTGCTACTACTCATTCCCTTCCGCATCTGGTCAATTTTTGGGTGTACACCGTCACGGGGTTAGGCGTATATGTGACGTATCGGTATATCGGTATGCAAGGGCAAAACGAAAGGCAACCCGTCGAAGAAACGAAGACGACGCCCGACGTAACGGATACTTTTTCTTGTATGGTGGATGGCGTGCGTCAGGTGATTACCTATCCTGATATTCGCTATATCGAGAGCCTAGAAAACTACGTTAAGGTCTTCACGAAATCGAAAACGTACATTACGCGGATGACCCTGAAGGAAGCCGAAGAGCGACTGCCCAAACGGTTATTTGTCCGCATCAGCCGGTCGTCTATCGTGAACACGGCACATGTTGACACAATCGAGTCTGACACGGTTCGGATCGGAACAAAAGAATTGCGCATCGGTAAAGTATACAAACGATATGTAGCCGGACAACTAGCTGGAGAATAA
- a CDS encoding YybH family protein yields the protein MKKVFFSVALLLLANLSGFAQKDMKTAIVAANQKFMDALAKGATTMGSLYTTDAQLFPPNSDIIQGSTAIGTFWKGGFDSGLKWAKLETLEATQEGEVIVEVGRYTLYTTNDVQIDMGKYIVIWKQEKGDWKLHRDIFNTNAPQAGTASK from the coding sequence ATGAAAAAGGTGTTTTTTAGTGTTGCGCTGCTTCTGCTGGCGAATCTGTCGGGTTTTGCGCAGAAAGACATGAAAACGGCTATTGTAGCGGCCAATCAGAAGTTTATGGATGCGTTGGCTAAAGGGGCAACGACTATGGGAAGCCTGTACACCACGGATGCACAATTGTTCCCGCCCAATAGTGATATTATTCAGGGTAGTACTGCTATTGGTACGTTCTGGAAAGGTGGGTTTGATTCGGGCCTTAAATGGGCAAAACTGGAAACGCTTGAAGCCACACAGGAAGGTGAGGTGATTGTTGAGGTTGGCCGCTATACATTGTATACGACAAACGATGTTCAGATTGATATGGGCAAGTACATCGTGATCTGGAAACAGGAAAAAGGCGACTGGAAACTCCACCGAGACATCTTTAACACGAATGCGCCCCAAGCGGGTACGGCATCGAAATGA